Proteins encoded in a region of the Zea mays cultivar B73 chromosome 2, Zm-B73-REFERENCE-NAM-5.0, whole genome shotgun sequence genome:
- the LOC100281866 gene encoding Phosphoribulokinase, chloroplastic encodes MAAFTVHTSAATSPYSPAGTAILLRSRSRAYPTATIRVSCSKTVVIGVAADSGCGKTTFTRRLASVLGGGAEPPRAGRNPGSNTLVSDTTTVICLDDYHSLDRVGRKAKGVTALDPRFVDFDLMYEQVRAIKEGRAVEKPVYNHVTGLLDPPELITPPNILVIKGLHPMFDERVRDLLDFSIYLDISNEVKLAWKIQRDMGERGGHSLESIKASIEARKPDFEAYIEPQKQYADAVIEVLPTQLIPGDDECKVVRVKLIMKEGVEHFAPVHLFDEGSTVYWIPCGRKLSCSYPGIRFAYGFDTYFGHEVSVVEMDGQFDKLDELIYVETHLSNLSTKFYGEVTQQMLRHADVPGSNNGTGLFQTIVGLKIRDLYEQIVARR; translated from the exons ATGGCGGCCTTCACGGTGCACACGAGCGCCGCCACCTCGCCCTACTCGCCGGCGGGCACGGCCATCCTTCTCCGAAGCCGGAGTCGAGCCTAccccaccgccaccatccgcgtgtCGTGCTCGAAGACGGTGGTGATCGGGGTGGCGGCGGACTCAGGGTGCGGGAAGACCACGTTCACGCGGCGCCTGGCGAGCGTGTTGGGCGGCGGGGCGGAGCCACCGAGGGCCGGCCGGAACCCGGGCTCCAACACGCTCGTCAGCGACACCACCACGGTGATCTGCCTGGACGACTACCACTCGCTGGACAGGGTCGGGCGGAAGGCGAAGGGCGTCACGGCGCTGGATCCGAGGTTCGTCGACTTCGACCTCATGTACGAGCAGGTGAGGGCCATCAAGGAGGGCCGCGCCGTCGAGAAACCCGTCTACAACCACGTCACCGGCCTCCTCGACCCGCCCGAGCTCATCACCCCGCCGAACATCCTCGTCATCAAGGGGCTGCACCCAAT GTTCGACGAGCGCGTGAGGGACCTGCTAGATTTCAGCATCTACCTGGACATCAGCAACGAGGTGAAGCTTGCATGGAAAATCCAG AGAGACATGGGAGAGCGTGGTGGGCACAGCCTTGAGAGCATCAAGGCCTCCATCGAGGCAAGGAAGCCCGACTTCGAAGCTTACATTG AGCCGCAGAAGCAGTACGCGGACGCCGTGATCGAGGTCCTGCCGACGCAGCTGATCCCGGGCGACGACGAGTGCAAGGTGGTGCGCGTGAAGCTGATCATGAAGGAAGGCGTGGAGCACTTCGCCCCCGTGCACCTCTTCGACGAAGGATCCACCGTCTACTGGATCCCCTGCGGCCGGAAGCTCTCCTGCTCCTACCCTGGCATCAGGTTCGCCTACGGCTTCGACACCTACTTCGGACACGAG GTGTCGGTGGTGGAGATGGACGGGCAGTTCGACAAGCTGGACGAGCTCATCTACGTGGAGACCCACCTGAGCAACCTGTCAACCAAGTTCTACGGGGAGGTGACGCAGCAGATGCTCAGGCACGCCGACGTCCCCGGCAGCAACAACGGCACGGGGCTCTTCCAGACCATCGTCGGGCTCAAGATCAGGGACCTCTACGAGCAGATCGTCGCACGTCGCTGA
- the LOC100273828 gene encoding uncharacterized protein LOC100273828 codes for MLQAFNSGNLSLYQEICKAHSNALSAQLALVQNERNLLEKINMLCLMEIIFSRSSENRTIPMRDIAEQTKLPVEDVEYLLMKSLSARLIEGIIDQVDGVVHVSRVKPRVLGIDQVKCLHDRLDTWIGKVDTILLSVEAETPDLVSS; via the exons ATGTTGCAAGCTTTCAACTCTGGGAATCTATCCTTGTATCAAGAAATCTGCAAAGCTCATAGCAACGCTTTGAGTGCACAGCTTGCATTGGTACAAAATGAGAGGAATCTACTTGAAAAGATCAACATGCTTTGCTTGATGGAAATCATTTTCAG TCGATCATCTGAAAACCGCACGATCCCAATGCGGGATATAGCAGAACAGACCAAGCTCCCTGTTGAAGATGTGGAGTATCTATTAATGAAGAGCCTCTCT gcTCGTCTAATAGAAGGCATAATTGATCAGGTTGATGGAGTTGTCCATGTTTCACGGGTTAAACCAAGGGTGTTGGGCATAGACCAAGTGAAATGCTTGCATGACCGGTTGGATACATGGATTGGGAAGGTCGATACGATCTTGCTTTCTGTTGAAGCGGAGACGCCAGACTTGGTGTCTTCGTGA
- the LOC100277042 gene encoding protein AE7 isoform X1, with the protein MAMGLINANPIIHEKKERRIRQAPETTDENAVESIDQLEIFDHIRDIKDPEHPYSLEQLNVVTEDSIELNDESNHVRVIFTPTVEHCSMATIIGLCIRVKLVRSLPPYYKVDIRVAPGSHATEAAVNKQLNDKERVAAALENPNLLDMVEECLSPTFD; encoded by the exons ATGGCTATGGGGTTGATTAATGCTAATCCTATAATCCATGAGAAAAAAGAAAGACGCATCCGACAGGCACCAGAGACCACAGATGAAAATGCGGTAGAGTCCATAGACCAGCTGGAAATATTTG ATCACATTAGAGATATAAAGGATCCAGAGCACCCATACTCACTGGAACAGCTTAATGTGGTGACTGAAGACTCAATTGAACTCAATGATGAAAGCAATCATGTCAG GGTTATTTTCACCCCAACAGTGGAGCACTGCAGTATGGCAACTATTATTGGCCTTTGCATACGTGTGAAACTTGTACGGAGTCTCCCTCCTTATTACAAG GTGGACATAAGGGTTGCCCCTGGATCACACGCAACTGAAGCTGCTG TGAATAAGCAACTGAATGACAAAGAACGTGTTGCGGCTGCATTGGAAAACCCAAACCTACTGGACATGGTTGAAGAGTGCTTATCACCAACATTCGATTGA
- the LOC109944473 gene encoding uncharacterized protein produces the protein MVESQEHVDLKYHVSIKNSLRYVIQEMMRQSSLLQNMNRLCCSIPEVEGGKVGKLVGHLKEVCKSLKKTSIVCEEDLENKCPGWDLDHPPLDVEDHSNPSDFEDQVDGYVSEDPELWEMVSEDMKWEENKVVVSLFEHCRIMGYDYDQMFDRTI, from the exons ATGGTGGAATCACAG GAACATGTTGACTTGAAGTATCATGTTAGCATCAAGAACTCACTGCGATATGTCATTCAAGAGATGATGAGGCAATCTTCACTTTTACAAAACATGAATAGGTTGTGTTGTAGCATCCCAGAAGTTGAAGGGGGTAAGGTTGGAAAGCTTGTTGGCCATTTGAAGGAAGTGTGCAAGAGTCTCAAGAAGACTTCAATTGTGTGTGAAGAAGATCTAGAGAACAAATGTCCTGGTTGGGACCTTGATCATCCCCCTTTAGATGTTGAAGACCACTCTAACCCTTCTGATTTTGAGGACCAAGTGGATGGATATGTGTCAGAAGATCCGGAGCTGTGGGAAATGGTTTCTGAAGACATGAAGTGGGAGGAGAACAAAGTGGTTGTCTCTTTGTTCGAACATTGTCGTATTATGGGCTACGACTACGACCAGATGTTTGATCGTACTATTTAA